The Streptomyces sp. NBC_00569 genomic sequence CGATGGCGGACGCGGTCCTGCGCAGGGTCGTGATACTCATGACGTGGCTCCGGTGGCGATGCGGGTGAAGGCGCGCAGCGAGTCCGTGCCGGGCGCGAAGTAGCCGGTGTGGCCCTCGGCGTGGTGGGCCGGAATACGGCGGGCGCCGAAGGAGGCGTCGGTGGGGTCGGTGCCGTGGCCCAGCCCGAACAGCTCGACGTTCGGCACGCGGCCGATCCAGTCGCTGTCGTCCCGCGCGGCCCAGACGCGGGCCTTGGTGCGCAGATCGGCCACCGTGTCCGCGCGCAGACCCGGGGAGCCGAGCACCACGAGGTCGGACGCGGGCAGCCGGGCGGCGGAGAGTCCACAGACCACCGATCCGTAGCTGTGGCAGAACACTGCGGGACGCGGCGCGCCCGAGGCCGTCAGGCCCTGGACGAAGCGGGTCAGCCTCGGTGCGCCCGCCTCGGCGAGCCGGCCGGTGGCGGCGTCGGGGCCCAGGCCGACAGGCGTCGTGTACCCCACCCACGCCACGACCGCGGTGCGGCCGCCCGACGCCTCGTGCAGCGAGCGGGCCATCCCCGCCGGGGTGCCGTACGGATCCTTGGCCCGGTCGAAGGAGCTCAGGTCGATGTCCGAGCCGGGCACGACGACGGAAACATGGCCGGCGACCGCCAAGTCCCCGAACACCTCGGCCACTTGACCGCGACCTCTCGGGTCGAAGGCCAGTATCTGTCGCCCGGGCTCGAGAAGTTCGGTGTATCGCGTGACGAGGAAGCGGGCCTGCGCACGGTCCTGGGACGTGAGCGACGCGTCGCGCGCACGCACCCGGACTCGGTCGCGCTCGGCTTTCAGCGCACGGGTGTTGGCCTCGTAGCGAAGGTCCGCCGGAGCGCCGTCCAGATTGCCGACCACCGTCGGATGCCGCTCGACCAGCTGCTGTCGCTCGGCGGCGTCCAACCCGCGGAAGAACGCTGTCACCCGGACCGGCTTCGCGGTCCCCGGATCGGGCAGCCCGCCACCGAGCGCATGGTCCGCACGCCACGATGCCGCGCCGGGCGGCGGCCCGGTGAGGGGGCTCTGCTCGCTGCCGACGGCCCAGCCCGTCGTGCCCGCCACGACAGTCGTCGTGAGCGCGGCGGCGACCAGAGTCCTACGGCCGCGTTGTTTCCATGAGCGCAGGCGCATCGCCCGTCTCCCCTCCGTCCGGTGGCGTGACGAGGGGAAGGTAAGGAGACGACGCCCGGCTCCACGTCACACCGGGGAGCCAACTCTCGGGTGATACCCGGGTATTCGGAGGTGCTACTCAGGTAGGGGGTGCGCCGCGAAGACCCGCGCTGACCTGGGCGCGGCGGGTGATACCGGAGCCCGGGCCTATTGGTCGCCGGGCGTGACGAGGCCGGTCTCGTAGGCGAAAATCACGGCTTGCGCCCGGTCTCGCAGCCCCAACTTCGCCAGCACGCGGCCGATATGGGTCTTCACGGTCTGCTCCGCGAGCACCAGCTTCTCCGCGATCTCCTGATTGGACAGGCCCCGGGCGATGAGTTCGAGGACCTCGGTCTCGCGTGGCGTCAGACAGTTCAGCTCCGGCGAGCGGTCCCTGCGGCCGGAGGGGCGCTGCCTCGCGATGTCCTCGATGAGCCGACGCGTGACCGTCGGGGCGAGCAGCGCCTCCCCGGCGGCCACCACACGCACCGCCGCGATGAGATCGGCCGGTGGGGCGTCCTTGAGGAGGAATCCCGAAGCGCCCGCGCGCAGTGCCTCGTACACATAGTCGTCCACGTCGAACGTGGTGAGCATCAGGACCTTGGGGCGGTGGATCACGCCCGGTGGAGGGTCGAGGAGCGCGCGGGTCGCGGCGATCCCGTCCATCTCGGGCATCCGCACGTCCATGAGGACGACATCGGGATGTGTGGTCCGGCTGATCTCGACACCCTGCTTGCCGTCCGGAGCCTCGCCCACGACGTCGATGTCGCTCTGCGCGGCCAGCAGCGCGGCGAACCCCGCTCGCACCATGGCCTGGTCGTCGACGATGATCACGCGGATGGTCATGCGGTGCCGAATTCCTTTACGACGAGGGGGAGTCGGACTCGGTCAGCGGGAGCCGGGCCGCGACGCGGAAGCCTCCCCCGGGCAGCGGGCCCACGTCGAGCGTGCCGCCGACCAACCGTACGCGCTCGTGCATCCCTACGAGACCGTGTCCCGTGCCGGTCGTCTCCACGGGCGACGCGTGCTCGCCCGCCGGGCCGTTGACCACGATCACCAGCAGGGCGTCCTCGTCTTTGGAGACGGAGATCTGCGTGCGGGCACCCGGAGCGTGCCGCACGACATTGGCCAGGGCCTCCTGCACGATGCGGTATGCCGACAGGTCCACCGCGGGCGGTACATCGGTCAGCTCCCCGACCAGGGTCAGCTCAGGCATCGACAACTCCGCCGGGACACCGCCCCGCACCGTGGCCTCCACCAGTTGCTGAAGTCGGCCGAGGCCCGGCTGGGGCGCACGTTCACCACCCGACGCGTCCTCGCTGCGCAGCACCGCGAGGAGCCGCCGCATCTCACCGAGTGACTCCCTGGCTCCCGCCGCTATCGAGCCGAACTCCTCGCACGCCTCGGGCGTCAGGCCCTGGAGCCGGTACGGAGCGGAGTCCGCCTGCACCGTGATCACCGACATGTGATGAGCCACGACGTCGTGCAACTCCCGTGCAATACGAGCACGTTCCTCAAGAAGGGTGCGCCGGGAACGCTCGGCCTCATTGATCGTCTCCTGCTCGACGAGCCTGCGCTGCGCTTCCCCGCGCTCGCGCAGCAACGCCCCGAACAGCAGCACCCCGCCGCTCAGCACGATCATCAGCACGCTCGTGGCCTGGCTGTCCGAGGGGCGGAACATGTCGAGGACGAGTCCGGACAGCACCGTGACCAGCCAGACCCCCAGGACCGTGCGTCTGCCCTCCCGCAGGGACAGGGCGAAGCACAGGGCCAGATATCCCACGATGACCATGGGGGTCCAGGGCGCGGCGTGATGGGAGGCCGAACCCTGGATGACGATCGCTCCGACGATGTCCGCGGCGATCACGATGCCCCACGCGAGCAGCGGCCGACTGACGGCGAGCATGAGGGGAGCAGCCTGTGCGACCGCCAGGGCGCCGGCGAGACCACCGGGGACCCCGTAGTCGTTCGACAGGACCTGAGTGGTGACCGGGATCAGTGTGGCGACGAATCCCAACGCGATCACATAAGGGACCAGCCGCACCCAACGCCTTGACGACCGGCCGAGCAGAGGCTCGGCCGGTCCCGTGGGAGCGGCGAGCGATGCCCCGGCCGCCCGCAGCCCGCCGAGGACGGTGGCGAACACGCGGCGCAGGCCCCCCGGCGGTGCGGCCTTGCCGTCCGGCGGGCGGGGCTCCTGGTCGGGTGCAGTCGATGTGGTGCTCATGGCCTGCTCAGCGTAGGCAACAACCACCCGCGGCGCCGTCATACCGAGGAGCTCACCCGACCCCGTACCCAGGTATGACATGAGGGGCCGTCGACGGAGCACCGACCTCGTCGAGGCCACCTGCGACCGGCCACACCCGGGGCCGCACGCCGTGCCGGGGCGCGCCACGAGGCCGCCCTACAGTTCCGCCAGCAGCTCGGCCTTCTTCGTCGAGAACTCGGCGTCGGTGACGAGGCCGGCCTGGTGCAGCTCGCCCAGGTGACGGATGCGGTCGGCGATGTCCGCGGGGTCACGCCGGGCGGGGGAGGCGCCGGACGCCGGCACGGCCGAGCCCTCGGCCCGTACCGCGGCGAGGATGGACGCGGCGAAGGGCAGCGACTCGTGCACGGGCCCGTACCCGAGGCCGAAGATCACGGCGGCCGGGTCCTGGTCGGCCTGGGCGGGCTGCTCGGACGTGTCGCGGCGCAAGAGTCGCAGATGGCCCTCGAAGACCTCGGGCGAGCGCCATTCGACGCCGCTCAGATCCGAGACGGGAAAGCTCTTGTCGCCGGCCTTCCACTTCGCGGACGACGCCCCGGTCCAGAACCATCGGAAGGCCACGGACTTGCCGTCGAAGGAGGCCTTGCCGTCGTAGGCCTTGAAGTGCAGCGGCGCCTCGGGTGCCGCCACCAGGTAGCGGGCCGACGGCGCGCCGCCGGCCGGGGTCAGCACGCCGCGCAGCTCGTCCGCGTAGTACTCGGCGAGTGTCTGGCGCTCGCCGGGCAGGACGAGCCGGTAGGGGTCGCACCCCTCCTTGAGCTGTCCCGCGGCTGCGTCCATCAGCGGATCGGCGCCCGGTCTCGGCACGGCGCGCAGGACGACGGTCCCGCGCTTGCCGGGAGTGAGTGTCACCGCCGCGATCGCCTCATAGGGGATGCGGCGCTCACCGAGTGCATTCAGCAGCTTCGGCGTGCGGATTCCCCGTTCGAAGCGGATGAGCACGGAGTCGGACTCGAACTCCCAGGCGGCATGAAATCCGGCCAGTACGTCACCCATGCGGCTCATCGTATGCGGCACGCGCGCCTCCGTCCCCTGTTGCGTCGTGCCCCTGTTTCACCGATTTCTACGCGCGTCAGGCAGACGCGGCGCCGGAAGATCCGTCACGACAGGTGTCATGCCCGCTCGCGCAGCGCAGGGTGCGGTACGAGCCGACCCCGATGTCGGCGAAGTTGCTGAGACTCTCCGTACCGGGCTCGAAGTAGCCGGTGTGTCCATGCGCGCCGGCTGCTGACAGGACCCGGGCGCCGAATCCCCGGGAGACGGGGTCGGCGCCGTGGCCGATCCCGCCGACCTCCAGGTACGGCACGTCCTGAATCCAGTCGTCGCTGTCCCGCATCGCCCACACGCGCGCGTGGGTACCCAGTTTCGAGGCCTTCCCGGCGCGCATGCCGGGGCTGCCGGCGACCGCTATGTCGCTCACCCGGGACGGCAGCTTGTGTGCGGCGACACCACACACCACGGAGCCGTAACTGTGGCAGTACAGGGCCACGGGGGAGCGACCGGGCAGGGCGCGCACCAGGGCGTTGAGCCGGGTGGCGCCCTCTTCCGCGCGCATCGCGGTGGCCGCGTCGACGCCGAGACCCGCGGGCGTCGTGTAGTCGGCCCAGGCGATCACAGCGGTCCGTGTGCCCGGTCCGGCGGCGCGCTCCGCGTCGTACAGGGAGCGCGCCATGCCGACGGGCGCCGAGTACTTGCGGAAGGTCCGCTGGAACGTGAGGAGGTTGGTGTCGACCCCGGGAACCACGATCGAGACGCGCTGGGCCTTGTCGAGGTCCCCGAAGACCTCGGCGACGCGGCCGGTGCCCAGGGGATCGAAGGCAAGGATCTTGCGGTCGGGGTTCATCAGCGACGCGTACCGGTTCATGCGCTGGCCGGCGTCGCGCTGTCCCGCGGTGGAGAGCCGGTTGTCGTGCGTGCTCTTCCGCGCCACCTTGCGTGCCTGGTCGAGGGCGATGCGGTTGGCGCGGTAGCGCAGTTCCACCGGCGCGCCGTTCATGTTCCCGACAGCGAGCGGGTAGTGGGTGACGAGCCGGGTGCTCTGCTGGCTGGTGAGTGAGGCGAAGAACTGCGCGAGGCGGGCGGGAGAGCCGTCCGGGTCCGGCAGGGCGCGCCCGTTGAGCTGGCCGTGTTCCCACGCCGTGATGGCGGCGTTGACCGGCGAGGTGACGCCCTTGTGGCGCACGGCGGTCCAGCCGGTGGTCGCCAGCATGACGAACACGACGGCCAGAGCGAGCAGTGCGCGCCAGACGCTGAGTTGCGGGGATGAGTCGAAGGAAGTCACTGCGGGACACCCTAGGAGAACCGCAGACCAACCCGCGAAATCGGTGAGGCAGATCACGTTTCTGGTGGGTCAATTGGGGCAAAACGGACCTAGCTCAGGTGGTGTCATCACGCTCTGTAGGTGCCGATTTCGCCCCTCGCGCACGGGAGTGCACGGTCGGTCACTCCGTGCGCCACTTCCCTGCCAACACCGGCCCCAGCTGGTCGAGATACGACTCCGTGACCTCGCGGATCGACGCGACGCTGATGTCCTCACCGGCGCCCCACAGCCGCCCGGCCATGCGCATCACGCCACTGAACGCGGCCACTGTCACGCGGGGGCGCGGATCCGCCTCCACGTCGACGCCCTCACGCTCGGCGATCACCCGCGCGATCTCCTCCTCCAGTTCCGTGGAGCGGCGCAGGTGGACGGCGATCAGGGAGGGGGTGGATTCGATCATCTGGTAGGTGCGCATGTGGAGTTCGACCGGAACGACCTCCTCGATGGGCTCGCCGAGGGTGTCCCAGGCGTCGAGCACGGCTCCGCGCAGGGCCTCGAACGGGCTGTCGGCCGCGGGGCGTTCGCGCAGGAGGGTGACGAAGCGGGACTCCACCATGTCCTGGACCGCGAACGCGGTCTCCTCCTTGCTGGTGAAGTACCGGAAGAAGGTGCGCTGCGAGACGTCGACGGCCTCCGCGATTTCGTCAACCGTCGTGCGGTCGTACCCCTTTGTGGTGAAGAGTTCCAGTGCGGAGCGCAGCAGGGCGTCGCGGGTGCGCTGCTTCTTGCGTTCCCGTAGTCCTGAATGCGCTTCCCGCGTCTTCACTCGCGCCCCTCTTTGCGTCTGTTTGCCCAGCTCAGCTTACCTGTGAGCAATGTGACAGTTACCGACTTGTGAATCCGTTTGTCAACTGTCAGTCACTGTCATTAGCCTCGGATGCATGACTAGTCAGACCACCGTCGACAAGGCGGACAAGGCTCCGGAGCCCGTGTCCGTTCCGGCCCCGGCCAAGGGGCTTCGCGGCCACCCCTGGCTGACGCTGTTCTCCGTCGCGATCGGCGTGATGATGGTCGCCCTCGACGGCACCATCGTGGCCATCGCCAACCCGGCCATCCAGAAGGACCTCGGCGCGAGCTTCGCCGACGTCCAGTGGATCACCAACGGCTACTTCCTCGCCCTCGCGGTCACGCTGATCACTGCCGGCAAGCTCGGCGACCGGTTCGGCCATCGGCAGACGTTCCTCATCGGCGTGATCGGATTCGCCGCGGCCTCGGGGGCCATCGGCCTGTCGGACAGCATCGCCCTGGTGGTCACCTTCCGGGTGTTCCAGGGCCTGTTCGGCGCGCTGCTCATGCCAGCCGCGCTGGGCCTCCTGCGGGCCACCTTCCCCGCCGAGAAGCTGAACATGGCGATCGGCATCTGGGGCATGGTGATCGGCGCCTCGACCGCGGGCGGCCCGATCCTCGGTGGGCTGCTCGTCCAGCACGTCAGCTGGCAGTCCGTCTTCTTCATCAACGTCCCGGTCGGCGTCATCGCCCTCGTCCTCGGACTCCTGATCCTCAAGGACCACCGCGCCGAGAACGCGCCGCGATCCTTCGACATCCTCGGCATCGTGTTGCTCTCCGGCGCGATGTTCTGCCTGGTCTGGGCGCTCATCAAGGCCCCCACGTGGGGTTGGGGCGACGGCCTGACCTGGACGTTCCTGGCGGCCTCCGTGCTGTGCTTCGCGCTCTTCGCGATCTGGGAGACGCGCGTCAAGGAGCCGCTGATCCCGCTGGCCCTGTTCCGGTCGGTGCCGCTGTCGGCCGGTGTGGTCCTGATGGTGCTCATGGCCATCGCCTTCATGGGCGGGCTCTTCTTCGTCACCTTCTACCTGCAGAACGTGCACGGCATGAGCCCTGTCGACTCCGGTCTGCACCTCCTGCCGCTGACCGGAATGATGATCGTGGGCTCTCCGCTGGCGGGCGCGATGATCACGAAGGTGGGTCCGCGTATCCCGCTCGCCGGCGGCATGCTGCTCACCGCCGTCGCCATGTACGGCATGTCCACGCTGGAGTCGGGCACGGGCAGCGGCATCATGTCGCTGTGGTTCGCCCTCCTCGGCCTGGGCCTCGCTCCCGTCATGGTGGGCGCCACCGAGGTCATCGTGGGCAACGCCCCGATGGAGCTCTCCGGTGTCGCCGGCGGCCTCCAGCAGGCCGCCATGCAGATCGGCGGAAGTCTCGGCACCGCCGTGCTCGGCGCCGTGATGGCCTCGAAGGTGGACAACGACCTCGCGGGCAACTGGACCGACGCCAAGCTCCCGCCGCTCACGCCCGCTCAGCTGGACCAGGCGTCCGAGGCGGTCCAGGTCGGCGTGGGCCCGGTCCCGAAGGGCACCCCTGCCGTGCTCGCCGAGAAGATCACCTCGGTCGCGCACGACACCTTCATCTCCGGCATGAGCCTGGCCTGCCTGGTCGCCGCGGGCGTCGCCGTCGTGGCGATCTTCGTCGCGCTGCTGACCAAGCGTGGGGCGAACGCGGAGGCGGGCGCGGGGGCCGCACACATCTAGCGCGCATCGGGGGAAGCGCCTCTCGGAGGACGGCCTCGTCGGGGGCGGCAGCCATCGGGAAGACAGCCCCTCGGAGGAAACCCGCAGATCACCCCGAACCACCCCCGCACGCACCCGGAAGTGCCCTCAGGGAAATCCTGGGGGCATTTCGCTTATCCGGGTGATCTGCTCCGTCAGCTCTTCCCGCCCGATCGCCCACCGGTTCAGAGTGCAGACAAGTGACCGGCACGACACGGGGGTTGATCGATATGAGTACGAGGATGCGCGCCGCGATGGGTACGACGCTTCCGCTGACGGTCGCGGCCGCGCTGGCGGCCGTCGTGCTGACGCCGGTTCATGCGGGCGCCGCCGCCCCGCCGACATCGGGGAACTGCGCGGCGGGGGAGCTGTGTCTGTGGGAGAAGCCGGAGTTCAAGGGGCACCGGCAGGCATACGAGCTGTCCGGGATCGACATCGAGAGCTGCGTCGCGCTGCCGGAGGGGGGCAGCGCGCAGGCTCTCGCCAACCGCACCGGACGGCCGGTCACGGCCTACCAGTCCGCCGAGTGCGCCGAGACGGGAGAGTTCCAGACCTATCCCGGCAGCGGCACATGGGCACCCCAGTCCCCTTACCGGGTACGGGCGTTCAAGGTCTGGGAGCGCTGAGATGAAAGAGAGCGAGGTGCGATGCGGCCCCCGTGGCCGCACCGCACCTCGTACCTCTACGACAGTCGGGACCTGGTCCCTACGCGTCGCCGCCCGCAGCGCCGGGGTCGGCCGCCGTGACGTCGAGGAGCTGGTAGCGGTCGATCGCCTGCTTCAGGACCGAGCGGTCGACCTTGCCGTCCCGGGCCAGCTCCGTGAGGACACCCACCACGATCGACTGGGCGTCGATGTGGAAGAAGCGCCGGGCAGCGCCGCGCGTGTCCGCGAAGCCGAAGCCGTCCGCGCCGAGCGACTGGTACGTGCCCGGTACCCAGCGGGAGATCTGGTCGGGCACGGACCGCATCCAGTCGGAGACCGCGACGAACGGACCCTCCGAGCCGGACAGCTTCTGCGTGACATAGGGGACGCGCTGGTCCTCGTCGGGGTGCAGCAGATTGTGCCGTTCCACGTCGACGGCCTCGCGGCGCAGTTCGTTCCAGGAGGTCGCCGACCAGACGTCCGCCTTGACGTTCCACTCCGTGGCGAGGATCTGCTGCGCCTCCAGGGCCCACGGCACCGCGATACCCGAGGCGAGGATCTGCGCCGGGATGGTGCCCGAAGTACCCGGGCTGAAGCGGTGGATGCCCTTGAGGATGCCCTCCACGTCGACATCGGCGGGCTCGGCCGGGTGCTGCAGCGGCTCGTTGTAGACGGTGAGGTAGTAGAAGATGTCCTCGCCGTGCGGGTGCTCGGCGGTGGCGCCGTACATCCGCTGCAGACCGTCCTGCACGATGTGCGCGATCTCGAAGCCGAAGGCCGGGTCGTAGGCGACACAGGCCGGGTTGGTCGAGGCGAGCAGCTGCGAGTGACCGTCCGCGTGCTGCAGACCCTCACCGGTCAGGGTCGTCCGTCCGGCGGTCGCCCCCAGCACGAAACCGCGCGCCAGCTGGTCGGCCATCTGCCAGAAC encodes the following:
- a CDS encoding response regulator, whose amino-acid sequence is MTIRVIIVDDQAMVRAGFAALLAAQSDIDVVGEAPDGKQGVEISRTTHPDVVLMDVRMPEMDGIAATRALLDPPPGVIHRPKVLMLTTFDVDDYVYEALRAGASGFLLKDAPPADLIAAVRVVAAGEALLAPTVTRRLIEDIARQRPSGRRDRSPELNCLTPRETEVLELIARGLSNQEIAEKLVLAEQTVKTHIGRVLAKLGLRDRAQAVIFAYETGLVTPGDQ
- a CDS encoding alpha/beta hydrolase, producing the protein MTSFDSSPQLSVWRALLALAVVFVMLATTGWTAVRHKGVTSPVNAAITAWEHGQLNGRALPDPDGSPARLAQFFASLTSQQSTRLVTHYPLAVGNMNGAPVELRYRANRIALDQARKVARKSTHDNRLSTAGQRDAGQRMNRYASLMNPDRKILAFDPLGTGRVAEVFGDLDKAQRVSIVVPGVDTNLLTFQRTFRKYSAPVGMARSLYDAERAAGPGTRTAVIAWADYTTPAGLGVDAATAMRAEEGATRLNALVRALPGRSPVALYCHSYGSVVCGVAAHKLPSRVSDIAVAGSPGMRAGKASKLGTHARVWAMRDSDDWIQDVPYLEVGGIGHGADPVSRGFGARVLSAAGAHGHTGYFEPGTESLSNFADIGVGSYRTLRCASGHDTCRDGSSGAASA
- a CDS encoding MFS transporter encodes the protein MTSQTTVDKADKAPEPVSVPAPAKGLRGHPWLTLFSVAIGVMMVALDGTIVAIANPAIQKDLGASFADVQWITNGYFLALAVTLITAGKLGDRFGHRQTFLIGVIGFAAASGAIGLSDSIALVVTFRVFQGLFGALLMPAALGLLRATFPAEKLNMAIGIWGMVIGASTAGGPILGGLLVQHVSWQSVFFINVPVGVIALVLGLLILKDHRAENAPRSFDILGIVLLSGAMFCLVWALIKAPTWGWGDGLTWTFLAASVLCFALFAIWETRVKEPLIPLALFRSVPLSAGVVLMVLMAIAFMGGLFFVTFYLQNVHGMSPVDSGLHLLPLTGMMIVGSPLAGAMITKVGPRIPLAGGMLLTAVAMYGMSTLESGTGSGIMSLWFALLGLGLAPVMVGATEVIVGNAPMELSGVAGGLQQAAMQIGGSLGTAVLGAVMASKVDNDLAGNWTDAKLPPLTPAQLDQASEAVQVGVGPVPKGTPAVLAEKITSVAHDTFISGMSLACLVAAGVAVVAIFVALLTKRGANAEAGAGAAHI
- a CDS encoding TetR/AcrR family transcriptional regulator yields the protein MKTREAHSGLRERKKQRTRDALLRSALELFTTKGYDRTTVDEIAEAVDVSQRTFFRYFTSKEETAFAVQDMVESRFVTLLRERPAADSPFEALRGAVLDAWDTLGEPIEEVVPVELHMRTYQMIESTPSLIAVHLRRSTELEEEIARVIAEREGVDVEADPRPRVTVAAFSGVMRMAGRLWGAGEDISVASIREVTESYLDQLGPVLAGKWRTE
- a CDS encoding peptidase inhibitor family I36 protein, translating into MGTTLPLTVAAALAAVVLTPVHAGAAAPPTSGNCAAGELCLWEKPEFKGHRQAYELSGIDIESCVALPEGGSAQALANRTGRPVTAYQSAECAETGEFQTYPGSGTWAPQSPYRVRAFKVWER
- a CDS encoding DUF4429 domain-containing protein, whose protein sequence is MGDVLAGFHAAWEFESDSVLIRFERGIRTPKLLNALGERRIPYEAIAAVTLTPGKRGTVVLRAVPRPGADPLMDAAAGQLKEGCDPYRLVLPGERQTLAEYYADELRGVLTPAGGAPSARYLVAAPEAPLHFKAYDGKASFDGKSVAFRWFWTGASSAKWKAGDKSFPVSDLSGVEWRSPEVFEGHLRLLRRDTSEQPAQADQDPAAVIFGLGYGPVHESLPFAASILAAVRAEGSAVPASGASPARRDPADIADRIRHLGELHQAGLVTDAEFSTKKAELLAEL
- a CDS encoding alpha/beta hydrolase, whose translation is MRLRSWKQRGRRTLVAAALTTTVVAGTTGWAVGSEQSPLTGPPPGAASWRADHALGGGLPDPGTAKPVRVTAFFRGLDAAERQQLVERHPTVVGNLDGAPADLRYEANTRALKAERDRVRVRARDASLTSQDRAQARFLVTRYTELLEPGRQILAFDPRGRGQVAEVFGDLAVAGHVSVVVPGSDIDLSSFDRAKDPYGTPAGMARSLHEASGGRTAVVAWVGYTTPVGLGPDAATGRLAEAGAPRLTRFVQGLTASGAPRPAVFCHSYGSVVCGLSAARLPASDLVVLGSPGLRADTVADLRTKARVWAARDDSDWIGRVPNVELFGLGHGTDPTDASFGARRIPAHHAEGHTGYFAPGTDSLRAFTRIATGATS
- a CDS encoding sensor histidine kinase produces the protein MSTTSTAPDQEPRPPDGKAAPPGGLRRVFATVLGGLRAAGASLAAPTGPAEPLLGRSSRRWVRLVPYVIALGFVATLIPVTTQVLSNDYGVPGGLAGALAVAQAAPLMLAVSRPLLAWGIVIAADIVGAIVIQGSASHHAAPWTPMVIVGYLALCFALSLREGRRTVLGVWLVTVLSGLVLDMFRPSDSQATSVLMIVLSGGVLLFGALLRERGEAQRRLVEQETINEAERSRRTLLEERARIARELHDVVAHHMSVITVQADSAPYRLQGLTPEACEEFGSIAAGARESLGEMRRLLAVLRSEDASGGERAPQPGLGRLQQLVEATVRGGVPAELSMPELTLVGELTDVPPAVDLSAYRIVQEALANVVRHAPGARTQISVSKDEDALLVIVVNGPAGEHASPVETTGTGHGLVGMHERVRLVGGTLDVGPLPGGGFRVAARLPLTESDSPSS